In Pelmatolapia mariae isolate MD_Pm_ZW linkage group LG2, Pm_UMD_F_2, whole genome shotgun sequence, one DNA window encodes the following:
- the LOC134645023 gene encoding mitochondrial nicotinamide adenine dinucleotide transporter SLC25A51-like: MAVSTMDSESARTPQTQALTKGGHSLLSAGILTTRFGPQGKHYVCGSLAAFTNIVLTFPIQKVLFRQQLHGVLAIDAVRQLQRDGLRNLYRGLLPPLLQKSTTVAIMFGLYEDFSRVLLDQAGSSGVPELITRSFAAALAGTAEAILTPFERVQTLLQDHRHHGRFNNTAHTFRTLVTEYGVRECYRGLVPILLRNGPSNVLFFGLRGPIKEQLPEATSKAGNLVNDFVCGGLLGAGLGIMFYPLNVVKSRAQSQVGGAFNPCREVLLTVWRERGGSIAMLFRGAHLNYHRSLLSWGIINATYELLLKLL; this comes from the coding sequence ATGGCTGTTAGCACCATGGACTCCGAGTCAGCGCGGACACCTCAGACCCAAGCCCTGACAAAAGGAGGCCATTCCCTGTTGTCTGCTGGCATTCTGACCACCAGGTTCGGCCCTCAAGGGAAGCACTATGTTTGCGGTTCCCTTGCAGCTTTTACCAATATAGTGTTGACCTTTCCGATCCAGAAAGTCCTCTTCCGCCAACAGCTGCATGGCGTGTTGGCCATCGATGCGGTGCGACAGCTCCAGAGGGATGGGCTGAGGAATCTTTATCGGGGCCTACTTCCCCCACTTCTCCAAAAGAGCACTACAGTGGCCATCATGTTTGGCTTGTATGAGGACTTCTCTAGAGTCTTACTAGACCAGGCTGGGAGCAGTGGCGTGCCAGAGCTGATTACAAGAAGCTTTGCTGCAGCTTTGGCAGGAACTGCAGAGGCCATCCTTACACCGTTTGAGCGTGTGCAGACTCTCCTACAAGACCACCGGCACCACGGGCGCTTCAACAACACAGCACACACCTTCCGGACACTTGTGACAGAGTATGGTGTGAGAGAGTGCTACCGTGGCCTTGTGCCCATACTACTGCGCAACGGCCCTAGCAATGTTCTCTTCTTTGGGCTCAGGGGCCCTATTAAAGAGCAGCTCCCAGAAGCTACTAGCAAGGCAGGTAACTTGGTTAATGATTTTGTTTGCGGAGGGTTGCTGGGGGCAGGCCTTGGCATCATGTTCTACCCGTTAAATGTAGTCAAATCGCGGGCTCAGTCTCAGGTGGGTGGAGCCTTCAATCCTTGCAGAGAGGTGCTGTTAACAGTGTGGAGAGAGAGGGGTGGCAGTATAGCCATGCTGTTCAGAGGAGCCCACCTCAACTACCACCGCTCTCTTCTCTCCTGGGGGATCATCAATGCCACCTATGAGCTGCTGCTGAAGCTCTTATGA
- the LOC134645006 gene encoding toll-like receptor 1, with protein sequence MRVTAAVLWTAAMLVGLQKSTSSPDNFVDRSSQNLSSVPTDLPQTTEFLDLSRNYIRQLHNGDFEKTTHLRFLNVSWNDLQEIDPQTFLDTPLLEHLDLSHNNLKNLSGQQYLLHTVNLLGLNLAFNRFLTMTLGSEFSSLVKLERLTVGAKNISVGDFKNIAKVKLRTLTLLLEDELYYEAGSLEDVHAQRLQIAFGHNQKIDCNLTADALSLFAEVEMMNMIDGYKDLSKQLRETVKIRTTSFYLTNITIKWRDLTEYVNVALNTTLKHVGVSEMNVKNPPHYTTEVIKTSQVISFTVRRAMVTSFFFSQEALYNFFISMPVESVAITDAPIIHMTCPKSQSPTRQLDFSFGALSDSIFSSAVGKNVVECQNLRNLKNLTLVGNSLKKLEILSNRFQYMSSLQHLDLSVNSIGYDQSSHCTWPPSITNINLSSNSLTDSVFQCLPNGTQILDLQNNQISVVPQSIFNLRNLSTLNLNANRLRELPGCGTFPTLQKLLLRSNSLHAPSVNILESCPELRTLDVSFNPFTCTCTLRSFIKLAIKSEKNNSQSGIELLNWPQGYYCTYPEDVRNSTLRDISIPEVSCSIGLLVVAILVPAGTLITFVVILCHCLDVPWYMGMIWQWTRAKHRARMQQARPEDLVGLEFHAFVSYSQHDVDWVRNSLLPNLEGPAGGLRICHHEKHFVPGKTIIENIISCVEKCRRSVFVLSAHFVKSEWCHYELYFAIHQRLSLGSDSIVLVLLEPLPQYLIPSKYYQLKSMMNRHTYLEWPQDKAKQRLFWANLRAALQTDLPNVPVLL encoded by the coding sequence ATGAGGGTCACAGCAGCCGTACTCTGGACAGCAGCCATGTTGGTGGGACTTCAGAAGAGCACTTCATCACCTGACAACTTTGTAGACCGATCATCCCAAAACCTCTCCTCTGTCCCAACTGACCTGCCACAGACGACTGAATTTTTAGACCTCTCCCGCAACTACATACGTCAGCTTCACAATGGAGACTTTGAAAAGACCACTCACCTTAGGTTCCTGAATGTGTCATGGAACGATTTGCAGGAGATCGATCCACAGACTTTTCTTGACACGCCTCTCCTGGAACATCTGGACCTGTCGCACAACAATCTCAAGAACCTCTCAGGTCAACAATACCTGCTACACACAGTGAACCTCCTGGGGCTAAACTTGGCCTTTAACAGATTTCTTACCATGACATTGGGGAGTGAGTTCAGCTCTCTTGTAAAACTGGAGAGATTAACAGTTGGAGCAAAAAACATCAGTGTGGGTGACTTCAAGAACATTGCTAAAGTGAAACTACGCACATTGACGTTATTACTTGAGGATGAACTTTATTATGAAGCAGGCAGCCTGGAGGATGTTCATGCTCAAAGGCTGCAGATAGCCTTCGGACATAATCAGAAAATTGACTGTAATCTGACTGCTGATGCTCTGTCCCTGTTTGCTGAAGTGGAGATGATGAATATGATAGATGGCTACAAAGACCTAAGTAAGCAGCTAAGAGAGACAGTGAAAATCCGCACGACAAGTTTTTATCTCACCAACATAACAATTAAATGGCGAGACTTAACTGAATATGTAAATGTGGCTCTAAATACAACTTTGAAACATGTTGGTGTTTCTGAAATGAATGTAAAGAATCCTCCTCACTACACAACTGAAGTGATCAAAACATCACAGGTAATTTCTTTCACAGTCAGACGGGCAATGGTAACAAGTTTTTTCTTCTCACAGGAGGCTTTATACAACTTTTTCATCAGCATGCCAGTGGAGAGTGTTGCGATTACTGACGCACCAATAATACACATGACTTGTCCCAAGTCACAGAGTCCAACACGCCAGCTGGATTTTTCCTTTGGTGCTCTGTCTGATTCCATCTTCTCAAGTGCGGTGGGTAAAAACGTAGTTGAATGTCAGAACCTGCGTAACCTGAAGAACTTGACTCTGGTAGGCAACAGTCTTAAAAAACTTGAGATACTGAGCAATCGTTTTCAATATATGTCGTCCCTGCAACATCTGGACCTCAGCGTCAACTCCATAGGGTATGACCAGTCATCACATTGCACCTGGCCGCCAAGCATCACCAATATAAATCTGTCTTCTAATAGTTTGACTGACTCAGTTTTTCAATGTCTACCAAATGGGACACAGATACTGGACCTCCAGAACAACCAGATTTCTGTGGTTCCGCAATCCATCTTCAATCTGAGAAACCTTTCAACTCTGAATCTAAATGCTAACCGGCTGCGGGAGCTGCCAGGTTGTGGCACTTTCCCCACACTCCAAAAGCTTCTGCTCAGGTCAAATTCTCTCCATGCCCCATCTGTGAACATATTGGAAAGCTGTCCCGAACTGCGTACCCTAGATGTCAGTTTTAACCCCTTCACCTGTACCTGCACTCTCAGAAGTTTCATAAAGCTCGCTATCAAGTCTGAAAAGaacaacagccaatcaggaaTTGAGCTGCTGAATTGGCCACAAGGCTATTACTGCACATACCCCGAGGACGTTAGAAACTCAACTTTAAGAGACATCTCGATCCCAGAGGTCTCCTGCAGCATTGGCCTTCTAGTGGTTGCAATTTTGGTCCCAGCAGGGACACTGATTACTTTTGTTGTGATTCTGTGTCACTGTTTGGATGTTCCCTGGTACATGGGCATGATCTGGCAGTGGACAAGAGCCAAACATCGTGCAAGAATGCAACAAGCTCGGCCCGAGGATCTGGTGGGCCTGGAGTTCCACGCGTTTGTGTCTTATAGCCAGCACGATGTTGACTGGGTGCGCAATTCCCTTCTTCCCAACCTCGAAGGCCCCGCAGGAGGGCTTAGAATCTGTCATCACGAGAAACATTTTGTACCGGGAAAGACGATCATTGAGAACATCATCAGCTGTGTGGAGAAATGCAGGCGCTCTGTGTTTGTCCTCTCTGCTCACTTTGTCAAGAGCGAGTGGTGTCATTACGAGCTCTACTTCGCCATCCACCAACGTCTCAGTCTGGGCTCAGACAGCATCGTGCTGGTACTGCTTGAGCCTCTGCCTCAATACCTaatcccatccaagtactaccAGCTGAAGTCCATGATGAACCGCCACACATATCTGGAGTGGCCTCaagacaaagcaaaacaaaggtTATTCTGGGCTAACCTCAGAGCTGCCCTACAGACTGACCTGCCAAATGTTCCTGTACTTCTGTGA
- the ints10 gene encoding integrator complex subunit 10 isoform X2, which translates to MSAQKDCEFLVKRARELVSDDPCAAKAWLITARTLYPADFNIQYEMYIIERNAEKTASAGRLLYDMFINFPDQPIVWREISVITAALRSDSQDKQAQFLRGLFETLPGRVQCEMLLKATEQCFNTLEKAEMLLLLLKRFPESVVQHGVNLGETLLEAEASENLETPVNCFRKLFVCDVLPLVINNMDMRLPASLMQKYMLKAAEFYIGYVTRGPSPDGQIQGSQEGGALKSPSVSRASQRYVIDGLTEKSSVVAEPWERLLDILAVVGARCEWQGDKGQRSYMEMLQRVKELCRYLPGLEGETRARCCSQVVICAALVLFRSASFYVSAVQPALFQGISGLSSGPWILVEDLSSVYSDVEVERGALKHAHKKRKLADGREKTMSSDDEEGLGKGRGRHILVNKNDMPNWSETLESFHTARESWDLLHSHDGLEAEFKKICAAWKTDSWLWFRIFLTDMIIYQGQYRKALSSLHQMAAVQQPQPGPQSLSGQASLEHHRALIQQASCHYALGEYRMACEKLLEVVSGLVPPNQEPPKTPEDPVRVKTKTRKGNDLRLLPCTSKSVLPFCLQLMLACFKLRAFTDSRDDLSLGHVVVLLQYDWPQGEMLFLKAVDKICQQGSFQYENFFNYVTNIDMLEEFAYLRTPEGGRIQLELLPNQGMLIKHHTVTRGITKGVKEDFRLAMERQVSRCGENLLAVLHRFCINEKIIIIQSLP; encoded by the exons ATGTCAGCCCAAAAGGACTGTGAGTTTTTGGTGAAAAGAGCCCGGGAGCTGGTCTCTGATGATCCCTGTGCTGCCAAAGCCTGGCTCATCACTGCCAGGACCCTTTACCCTGCAGACTTCAACATACAG TATGAAATGTACATCATTGAACGTAATGCAGAAAAGACAGCTTCAGCCGGGCGGCTGCTGTACGACAT GTTCATAAACTTTCCAGATCAGCCCATTGTTTGGCGCGAGATCAGTGTTATTACAGCTGCCCTGCGGAGTGACTCTCAGGATAAGCAGGCACAGTTTCTGAGAG gactTTTTGAGACATTGCCTGGTCGAGTGCAGTGTGAGATGCTGCTGAAAGCCACGGAGCAGTGTTTCAACACTTTGGAGAAGGCAGAGATGCTGCTGTTACTACTGAAGCGCTTTCCAGAGTCTGTGGTTCAACATGGG GTCAATTTAGGAGAGACATTGCTGGAAGCAGAGGCATCAGAGAATTTGGAGACTCCTGTCAACTGCTTCAGGAAGCTTTTTG TGTGTGATGTGCTTCCTTTGGTTATAAACAACATGGATATGCGCCTGCCTGCCAGCCTAATGCAGAAATACATGTTGAAAGCAGCAGAATTCTACATTGGCTATGTTACCCGTGGGCCCTCGCCTGATGGACAGATACAAG GCTCTCAAGAAGGTGGGGCTCTGAAGTCACCGAGTGTGTCACGTGCTTCCCAGCGTTACGTGATTGATGGCCTGACAGAAAAATCGTCGGTGGTGGCAGAACCTTGGGAGAGACTGCTGGATATCCTTGCTGTGGTTGGGGCACGATGTGAGTGGCAGGGAGACAAGGGACAGAG GAGTTATATGGAGATGCTGCAGAGAGTGAAGGAGCTGTGTCGCTACCTGCCTGGTCTAGAAGGAGAGACGAGGGCCCGGTGCTGCAGTCAGGTGGTCATCTGTGCTGCGCTTGTCCTCTTCCGTAGTGCCTCCTTCTACGTCTCAGCTGTACAGCCTGCACTGTTCCAGG gaatCAGTGGGTTAAGTTCCGGGCCGTGGATCCTTGTAGAGGATTTGAGCTCAGTGTACAGTGATGTGGAGGTGGAGCGAGGAGCACTGAAACATGCGCATAAGAAACGCAAACTAGCAGATGGAAGAGAGAAGACTATG AGCTCAGATGATGAGGAAGGTTTGGGGAAAGGGCGTGGTCGACACATTTTAGTAAACAAGAACGACATGCCCAACTGGTCAGAGACTTTGGAGAGCTTTCACACAGCAAGAGAAAGCTGGGACCTTCTTCACTCCCATGATGGTCTGGAAGCCG AGTTCAAGAAGATCTGCGCTGCGTGGAAGACGGACAGCTGGCTGTGGTTCAGAATATTCCTCACCGACATGATTATATACCAG GGACAGTACCGCAAGGCCCTCTCTAGCCTGCACCAGATGGCTGCAGTGCAGCAGCCTCAGCCTGGGCCACAGAGTCTCTCAGGTCAGGCCAGTCTGGAGCACCACAGGGCCCTCATACAGCAGGCATCCTGCCACTACGCCCTGGGAGAGTACAGg ATGGCCTGTGAGAAGCTGCTTGAAGTTGTCAGTGGCCTAGTACCCCCAAACCAGGAACCACCAAAGACCCCAGAGGATCCGGTTAGAGTCAAGACCAAAACGAGGAAAG GTAATGACTTGAGATTACTTCCGTGCACCAGCAAATCTGTGCTGCCGTTCTGTCTCCAGCTGATGCTTGCCTGCTTTAAG CTACGTGCCTTCACCGACAGTCGTGACGATCTGTCCCTTGGTCACGTGGTGGTGCTCCTGCAGTACGACTGGCCACAGGGCGAGATGCTGTTTTTAAAGGCAGTGGACAAAATCTGCCAACAAGGCAGCTTCCAGTATGAGAATTTCTTCAACTATGTCACCA ACATTGACATGCTGGAAGAGTTTGCATACCTGCGTACTCCAGAAGGAGGTAGAATTCAGCTGGAGCTGCTGCCCAATCAGGGAATGCTGATCAA ACATCACACAGTGACTCGAGGAATCACCAAAGGAGTGAAGGAGGATTTCCGTCTGGCCATGGAGAGGCAGGTGTCGCGTTGTGGGGAAAACTTGCTCGCTGTGCTTCACCGTTTCTGCATTAATGAGAAAATAATCATCATCCAGTCGCTCCCCTGA
- the ints10 gene encoding integrator complex subunit 10 isoform X1 — translation MSAQKDCEFLVKRARELVSDDPCAAKAWLITARTLYPADFNIQYEMYIIERNAEKTASAGRLLYDMFINFPDQPIVWREISVITAALRSDSQDKQAQFLRGLFETLPGRVQCEMLLKATEQCFNTLEKAEMLLLLLKRFPESVVQHGVNLGETLLEAEASENLETPVNCFRKLFVCDVLPLVINNMDMRLPASLMQKYMLKAAEFYIGYVTRGPSPDGQIQGSQEGGALKSPSVSRASQRYVIDGLTEKSSVVAEPWERLLDILAVVGARCEWQGDKGQRSYMEMLQRVKELCRYLPGLEGETRARCCSQVVICAALVLFRSASFYVSAVQPALFQGISGLSSGPWILVEDLSSVYSDVEVERGALKHAHKKRKLADGREKTMSSDDEEGLGKGRGRHILVNKNDMPNWSETLESFHTARESWDLLHSHDGLEAEFKKICAAWKTDSWLWFRIFLTDMIIYQGQYRKALSSLHQMAAVQQPQPGPQSLSGQASLEHHRALIQQASCHYALGEYRMACEKLLEVVSGLVPPNQEPPKTPEDPVRVKTKTRKGNDLRLLPCTSKSVLPFCLQLMLACFKLRAFTDSRDDLSLGHVVVLLQYDWPQGEMLFLKAVDKICQQGSFQYENFFNYVTNIDMLEEFAYLRTPEGGRIQLELLPNQGMLIKNPSPALGVELNTLLLQGVQTMDRHHTVTRGITKGVKEDFRLAMERQVSRCGENLLAVLHRFCINEKIIIIQSLP, via the exons ATGTCAGCCCAAAAGGACTGTGAGTTTTTGGTGAAAAGAGCCCGGGAGCTGGTCTCTGATGATCCCTGTGCTGCCAAAGCCTGGCTCATCACTGCCAGGACCCTTTACCCTGCAGACTTCAACATACAG TATGAAATGTACATCATTGAACGTAATGCAGAAAAGACAGCTTCAGCCGGGCGGCTGCTGTACGACAT GTTCATAAACTTTCCAGATCAGCCCATTGTTTGGCGCGAGATCAGTGTTATTACAGCTGCCCTGCGGAGTGACTCTCAGGATAAGCAGGCACAGTTTCTGAGAG gactTTTTGAGACATTGCCTGGTCGAGTGCAGTGTGAGATGCTGCTGAAAGCCACGGAGCAGTGTTTCAACACTTTGGAGAAGGCAGAGATGCTGCTGTTACTACTGAAGCGCTTTCCAGAGTCTGTGGTTCAACATGGG GTCAATTTAGGAGAGACATTGCTGGAAGCAGAGGCATCAGAGAATTTGGAGACTCCTGTCAACTGCTTCAGGAAGCTTTTTG TGTGTGATGTGCTTCCTTTGGTTATAAACAACATGGATATGCGCCTGCCTGCCAGCCTAATGCAGAAATACATGTTGAAAGCAGCAGAATTCTACATTGGCTATGTTACCCGTGGGCCCTCGCCTGATGGACAGATACAAG GCTCTCAAGAAGGTGGGGCTCTGAAGTCACCGAGTGTGTCACGTGCTTCCCAGCGTTACGTGATTGATGGCCTGACAGAAAAATCGTCGGTGGTGGCAGAACCTTGGGAGAGACTGCTGGATATCCTTGCTGTGGTTGGGGCACGATGTGAGTGGCAGGGAGACAAGGGACAGAG GAGTTATATGGAGATGCTGCAGAGAGTGAAGGAGCTGTGTCGCTACCTGCCTGGTCTAGAAGGAGAGACGAGGGCCCGGTGCTGCAGTCAGGTGGTCATCTGTGCTGCGCTTGTCCTCTTCCGTAGTGCCTCCTTCTACGTCTCAGCTGTACAGCCTGCACTGTTCCAGG gaatCAGTGGGTTAAGTTCCGGGCCGTGGATCCTTGTAGAGGATTTGAGCTCAGTGTACAGTGATGTGGAGGTGGAGCGAGGAGCACTGAAACATGCGCATAAGAAACGCAAACTAGCAGATGGAAGAGAGAAGACTATG AGCTCAGATGATGAGGAAGGTTTGGGGAAAGGGCGTGGTCGACACATTTTAGTAAACAAGAACGACATGCCCAACTGGTCAGAGACTTTGGAGAGCTTTCACACAGCAAGAGAAAGCTGGGACCTTCTTCACTCCCATGATGGTCTGGAAGCCG AGTTCAAGAAGATCTGCGCTGCGTGGAAGACGGACAGCTGGCTGTGGTTCAGAATATTCCTCACCGACATGATTATATACCAG GGACAGTACCGCAAGGCCCTCTCTAGCCTGCACCAGATGGCTGCAGTGCAGCAGCCTCAGCCTGGGCCACAGAGTCTCTCAGGTCAGGCCAGTCTGGAGCACCACAGGGCCCTCATACAGCAGGCATCCTGCCACTACGCCCTGGGAGAGTACAGg ATGGCCTGTGAGAAGCTGCTTGAAGTTGTCAGTGGCCTAGTACCCCCAAACCAGGAACCACCAAAGACCCCAGAGGATCCGGTTAGAGTCAAGACCAAAACGAGGAAAG GTAATGACTTGAGATTACTTCCGTGCACCAGCAAATCTGTGCTGCCGTTCTGTCTCCAGCTGATGCTTGCCTGCTTTAAG CTACGTGCCTTCACCGACAGTCGTGACGATCTGTCCCTTGGTCACGTGGTGGTGCTCCTGCAGTACGACTGGCCACAGGGCGAGATGCTGTTTTTAAAGGCAGTGGACAAAATCTGCCAACAAGGCAGCTTCCAGTATGAGAATTTCTTCAACTATGTCACCA ACATTGACATGCTGGAAGAGTTTGCATACCTGCGTACTCCAGAAGGAGGTAGAATTCAGCTGGAGCTGCTGCCCAATCAGGGAATGCTGATCAA GAACCCTAGCCCTGCCCTGGGGGTGGAGTTAAATACTCTCCTGCTACAAGGGGTGCAGACGATGGACAG ACATCACACAGTGACTCGAGGAATCACCAAAGGAGTGAAGGAGGATTTCCGTCTGGCCATGGAGAGGCAGGTGTCGCGTTGTGGGGAAAACTTGCTCGCTGTGCTTCACCGTTTCTGCATTAATGAGAAAATAATCATCATCCAGTCGCTCCCCTGA